From Polynucleobacter sp. JS-JIR-II-b4, a single genomic window includes:
- the priA gene encoding primosomal protein N', whose amino-acid sequence MPPPIVVQVVVDKPLAQGFDYLWDEEALGCAPQVGAIVGVPFGRSSLVGLVIKVSAYSDYDLDKLKGVSKIAPLPPLDPAVLKLMNFASQYYIHALGETIIPTIPQMWKKPDDWEKIPKKLAADEEKQKKKNKLEAVEGFVDEAQLNDGQKLALEKLRTIPSGEFKAILLQGQTGSGKTAVFLNWLSGILEDASAQVLLLVPEINLTPQLERRVRAYFPDKKMVVLHSGVSEKVRGIAWYEAMTGQAQIILGTRLAALTPLPNLRAIVVDEEHDPSYKQQDGIRYSARDLAIWRAHDLKRPILLASATPSLETWMAARAGRYEYIRLDQRAQGASLPKVHLINTRDPQTQFSPGDIEKPKSKSLITKTLANAVSQNLENKQQSLILINRRGYAPVLSCGACSWLSRCEQCSSYMVLHKAGALGRKSVLSCHHCGLVKSIPSHCPDCGNADLKTLGQGTQKIEDAIEEMWQAARVLRVDTDSSRKSKGAEALFQEIHEGNIDIVVGTQMIAKGHDYQNIGLVAVLDADSRLFSQDFRAAERLFAQLVQVAGRAGRSNKDGEAGGAIYIETQFPESAVFQFLLRHDVDGFLSFTANERKEAGLPPFAYQALIHAEAKSLDKAIQFLSSLKGYLKSRGHINKGLRVYDPVPKAMMRVAGSERAQLLVESDDRKNLQEILEAIDLYLRENSQGRISKEGRIRWLIERDPISI is encoded by the coding sequence ATGCCCCCTCCAATCGTTGTCCAAGTTGTTGTTGATAAGCCCCTTGCCCAGGGCTTTGACTACTTGTGGGATGAAGAGGCATTAGGGTGCGCCCCACAAGTAGGGGCAATAGTTGGGGTTCCCTTTGGGCGAAGTTCACTGGTGGGGTTGGTAATTAAAGTAAGCGCTTACTCAGACTATGATCTTGATAAATTAAAAGGGGTAAGCAAAATTGCGCCCCTTCCCCCCTTGGACCCAGCAGTATTGAAGTTAATGAACTTTGCCAGCCAGTATTACATTCATGCGCTAGGCGAGACCATCATTCCCACCATTCCACAGATGTGGAAAAAGCCAGATGATTGGGAAAAGATCCCCAAGAAATTAGCTGCAGATGAAGAAAAGCAAAAGAAAAAAAACAAGCTAGAGGCCGTTGAGGGATTTGTTGATGAGGCCCAGCTGAACGATGGTCAAAAACTCGCCTTAGAAAAATTACGCACTATTCCTTCGGGAGAATTCAAAGCAATACTGTTGCAAGGACAAACTGGTAGTGGAAAGACTGCTGTATTTTTAAATTGGTTGAGTGGTATTTTGGAGGATGCGAGTGCACAAGTATTGCTCTTGGTCCCTGAAATTAATTTAACGCCACAGTTGGAGCGCAGAGTGCGCGCTTATTTTCCAGATAAAAAAATGGTGGTGCTTCATAGCGGTGTCAGTGAGAAAGTAAGAGGCATTGCTTGGTATGAGGCGATGACTGGTCAAGCCCAAATTATTTTGGGAACAAGATTGGCTGCATTAACTCCCCTTCCTAATCTACGCGCCATTGTTGTGGATGAAGAGCATGATCCATCCTATAAACAGCAAGATGGTATTCGTTACTCTGCAAGGGATCTTGCGATATGGCGTGCCCACGATCTCAAGCGCCCGATCCTATTGGCCTCGGCTACGCCATCGCTTGAGACTTGGATGGCTGCCAGGGCTGGTCGTTATGAATATATTCGCCTAGATCAGCGCGCTCAAGGCGCAAGTTTGCCAAAAGTGCATTTGATCAATACGCGCGATCCACAAACGCAATTTAGTCCGGGTGATATAGAGAAGCCAAAATCCAAAAGCCTGATTACTAAAACCCTTGCGAATGCGGTTAGTCAGAATCTAGAAAATAAGCAGCAAAGCTTAATACTGATCAACCGACGAGGTTATGCTCCAGTGCTTAGCTGTGGCGCTTGCTCATGGCTCTCAAGATGCGAGCAATGCAGCTCCTATATGGTGCTGCATAAAGCTGGAGCATTAGGCAGGAAATCAGTTTTAAGTTGCCACCATTGCGGCTTGGTTAAATCGATTCCAAGCCATTGTCCTGATTGTGGCAATGCCGACTTGAAGACCTTGGGACAGGGAACTCAAAAGATTGAAGATGCTATTGAGGAGATGTGGCAGGCTGCAAGAGTGCTGCGAGTCGATACAGACTCCAGCAGAAAGAGTAAGGGTGCCGAAGCGCTCTTTCAGGAAATTCACGAAGGCAATATCGATATCGTGGTTGGGACCCAGATGATTGCCAAGGGGCACGATTACCAAAATATTGGCTTAGTTGCTGTGCTGGATGCGGATAGTAGATTGTTCTCTCAAGACTTTAGGGCTGCAGAGCGATTATTTGCCCAATTAGTTCAGGTTGCAGGGCGGGCTGGGCGATCCAATAAGGATGGTGAAGCAGGTGGTGCTATTTATATTGAAACGCAGTTTCCGGAGTCTGCAGTTTTTCAGTTTTTACTGCGCCATGACGTAGATGGGTTTTTAAGCTTTACGGCCAATGAAAGAAAAGAAGCGGGCTTGCCGCCATTTGCTTACCAGGCCCTTATCCATGCTGAGGCTAAAAGTTTAGATAAAGCAATTCAGTTTTTGAGTAGCTTGAAGGGATATTTAAAGTCTCGGGGCCACATAAATAAAGGCCTCAGAGTCTATGATCCGGTCCCCAAGGCAATGATGCGCGTAGCTGGCTCGGAACGCGCCCAACTTCTGGTGGAGTCTGACGATCGTAAAAACCTGCAAGAAATCTTAGAGGCGATAGATCTTTATTTGCGAGAGAACTCTCAGGGGCGCATTAGTAAAGAAGGGCGTATTCGTTGGTTAATTGAGCGCGACCCCATTTCAATCTGA
- a CDS encoding F0F1 ATP synthase subunit epsilon codes for MSTIRVDVVSAEQSIFSGEAKFVALPGESGELGILRGHTPLITRIRPGSVRIEKADGDEEFVFVAGGYLEVQPDRVTVLADTAIRGHDLDEAKAIEAKKRAEEAMQNRGTDFDLALAQSEFAMAAAQLAAIARFRRKK; via the coding sequence ATGTCAACCATACGCGTAGATGTAGTGAGTGCTGAGCAGTCTATTTTCAGCGGGGAAGCCAAGTTTGTTGCGCTTCCTGGCGAAAGTGGTGAGCTCGGCATTTTGCGCGGCCACACTCCTTTGATTACACGTATTCGTCCAGGCTCAGTTCGTATTGAAAAAGCTGATGGTGATGAAGAGTTTGTTTTCGTAGCAGGTGGCTATTTAGAAGTTCAGCCAGATCGCGTTACTGTTTTAGCGGATACCGCTATTCGCGGACACGATCTTGATGAAGCTAAAGCGATTGAAGCTAAGAAACGTGCTGAAGAAGCGATGCAAAACCGTGGCACTGACTTTGATTTGGCTTTGGCCCAATCTGAGTTTGCAATGGCGGCTGCACAGCTGGCTGCAATTGCACGTTTCCGTCGTAAAAAGTAA
- the hemE gene encoding uroporphyrinogen decarboxylase, with translation MSLLLNDRFLKACLGEAVDQTPLWLMRQAGRYLPEYNATRARAGSFLGLAKNPAYATEVTLQPLDRYPLDAAILFSDILTIPDAMGLGLKFTAGEGPSFDHPLRTEEAVKKLRVADMDQLKYVFDAVSEIRKALIQDGKQRVPLIGFSGSPWTLACYMVDGSSADDFRHAKTMMFSRPDLMQHILDINAQSVAAYLIEQVKAGAQALMIFDTWGGMLPDGWYQKMSLASMQKVIALLPREHEGRKIPVIMFTKGGAIWLNDMAQVGADVIAIDWTMSLSRARKQLLALNKPLALQGNLDPLILFAEPKQIAEQANLLLEDLASAPSLKPGLHPLDGHVFNLGHGISQFTPPESVTALAEAVINRSRSLRTKS, from the coding sequence ATCTCCTTGCTGTTAAATGATCGGTTTTTAAAGGCCTGCCTGGGCGAAGCGGTTGATCAAACACCGCTTTGGCTCATGCGTCAAGCCGGCCGATACCTCCCCGAATACAACGCTACTCGCGCTAGAGCCGGAAGTTTTCTCGGGCTCGCAAAAAATCCTGCTTATGCTACTGAAGTAACACTTCAGCCTTTGGATCGCTATCCATTGGATGCTGCAATTTTGTTTTCTGATATTTTGACCATTCCTGATGCAATGGGATTGGGTCTGAAATTTACTGCTGGCGAAGGCCCTAGTTTTGACCATCCCCTGCGTACTGAAGAGGCGGTTAAGAAATTACGTGTTGCTGATATGGATCAGCTCAAGTATGTTTTTGATGCTGTTTCAGAAATTCGTAAAGCACTCATTCAAGACGGCAAACAACGCGTTCCATTGATCGGCTTCTCGGGAAGTCCATGGACATTGGCGTGCTACATGGTTGATGGATCCAGTGCCGATGATTTTCGTCATGCCAAAACCATGATGTTTAGTCGTCCTGATTTGATGCAGCATATCCTTGATATTAATGCTCAGTCAGTGGCAGCCTATTTGATAGAGCAAGTTAAAGCAGGCGCACAGGCCCTGATGATTTTTGATACTTGGGGCGGAATGCTTCCAGACGGTTGGTATCAAAAGATGTCTTTAGCATCGATGCAAAAAGTAATTGCCTTATTGCCGCGCGAGCATGAAGGTAGAAAAATTCCAGTCATCATGTTTACTAAAGGTGGCGCAATTTGGCTCAATGACATGGCGCAAGTTGGTGCTGATGTGATTGCTATCGACTGGACAATGTCGCTGAGTCGTGCAAGAAAACAGTTGCTCGCTCTGAACAAGCCGTTGGCATTACAAGGCAACCTAGATCCGCTAATCTTGTTCGCAGAGCCAAAACAAATTGCAGAGCAAGCCAACCTTCTCCTCGAGGATTTGGCGAGTGCGCCATCCCTCAAACCTGGTTTACATCCTTTGGATGGCCATGTTTTTAATCTAGGCCACGGCATTTCTCAATTCACCCCTCCAGAGAGCGTGACCGCTCTCGCCGAGGCTGTCATAAATCGCTCCAGGTCTCTCAGGACAAAGTCATAA
- the gcvH gene encoding glycine cleavage system protein GcvH, which yields MNSQDTFKFAETHEWADQENDGLVWVGISNHAQEALGDVMFFQAPKLGQQVKQGEAIAVIESVKAASDIHAPISGEIVALNEEVDTSPEIVNENPYGVWLFKIKPASDEILAEELNQLLTPEIYNAGPGA from the coding sequence ATGAATAGCCAAGATACATTTAAATTTGCAGAAACTCACGAATGGGCCGATCAGGAAAATGACGGTTTAGTGTGGGTTGGCATTAGCAATCATGCGCAAGAAGCGCTAGGTGATGTGATGTTCTTTCAAGCCCCAAAACTTGGACAACAAGTAAAGCAGGGTGAGGCTATTGCTGTGATTGAGTCAGTGAAGGCAGCTAGCGATATTCATGCACCCATAAGCGGGGAGATTGTTGCGCTCAATGAAGAGGTAGATACATCGCCTGAGATCGTCAATGAAAATCCATACGGTGTTTGGTTATTCAAAATCAAACCCGCCTCCGATGAAATTCTTGCTGAAGAGCTCAATCAACTCTTGACCCCAGAAATATATAACGCGGGCCCTGGCGCCTGA
- a CDS encoding GNAT family N-acetyltransferase, with product MHNKLANSHSPSSPHWAGRAVPVRELHAGYKQEILNHLLQLNDEDRRLRFGTQTPDEVIRHYVEGLDFNRDVIFGVFNLDLELVGMAHLAYLPERKGEARAAEFGVSVLPEGRSQGLGTALLQRSAVHSRNTNIETLYVHCLANNKAMMHLAQKAGMTVEYAYGDADACLKLPPANTATIVEEAANEQWAGMDYALKENLKRSNEAWWWFLGRPGLAR from the coding sequence ATGCACAATAAATTAGCGAATAGCCACTCACCCTCAAGCCCCCATTGGGCCGGGAGAGCCGTGCCTGTTCGCGAACTTCACGCTGGATATAAACAGGAAATACTGAATCATTTATTGCAACTAAATGATGAAGATAGACGTCTACGGTTTGGTACTCAGACCCCTGATGAGGTGATTCGTCACTATGTAGAAGGCCTTGATTTCAATCGGGACGTCATTTTTGGTGTTTTCAATTTGGACCTGGAGCTAGTTGGCATGGCCCATTTAGCCTACTTGCCTGAGCGCAAGGGAGAGGCACGAGCTGCTGAATTTGGTGTGTCTGTCCTACCAGAAGGGCGCTCCCAAGGGCTGGGAACAGCCTTGTTGCAACGCTCAGCCGTTCACTCACGCAATACCAACATTGAAACCCTTTACGTTCATTGCCTTGCCAATAACAAAGCCATGATGCATCTGGCGCAAAAGGCAGGGATGACCGTTGAATACGCCTATGGCGATGCTGATGCTTGCCTTAAGCTGCCCCCAGCAAATACCGCAACTATTGTGGAAGAGGCCGCCAATGAGCAGTGGGCTGGCATGGACTACGCCCTAAAAGAAAACCTCAAGCGCTCTAATGAAGCCTGGTGGTGGTTTCTAGGCAGACCAGGCTTAGCGCGCTAA
- the rsmI gene encoding 16S rRNA (cytidine(1402)-2'-O)-methyltransferase, with the protein MELSSFDFLKQQDLPAGALYMVATPIGNLGDITLRALHVLNSVDGIACEDTRHSAALLQQFGIHKKCLALHEHNEIGGAQTVIQHLLNNERWAYISDAGTPGVSDPGAKLVNEVQKAGLRVIPIPGASAVSSAISAAGSVMHHSEGRFQFLGFWPNKTKERDALLQDISSSKKASIFFESPHHIKETLALLAKNLEADRQLLVCRELTKKFEQLVPLQAQDVTHWLEAAESLKGEFVIVVAGRSANSDETPEHSALLLWANALSPYMGSKEIAAVLSQTLGLTKKEAYQVALDAKSE; encoded by the coding sequence ATGGAATTAAGCTCTTTCGATTTCTTAAAGCAGCAGGATTTACCTGCTGGGGCCCTATACATGGTTGCAACACCGATCGGCAATTTAGGTGACATTACTTTGCGCGCCCTACATGTTCTCAATTCAGTCGATGGGATTGCTTGTGAAGATACTAGACATAGTGCGGCATTACTCCAACAATTTGGCATTCATAAAAAATGTTTAGCGTTGCACGAACACAATGAAATTGGCGGTGCTCAAACAGTCATACAACACCTCTTGAACAATGAGCGCTGGGCTTATATTTCAGATGCTGGCACCCCAGGAGTCTCGGACCCAGGGGCAAAGCTGGTAAATGAGGTTCAAAAAGCAGGGCTCAGAGTAATTCCCATTCCGGGCGCAAGCGCTGTATCAAGCGCTATCTCGGCGGCCGGCTCAGTGATGCATCATTCAGAAGGGCGCTTTCAGTTTTTAGGTTTTTGGCCCAATAAAACTAAAGAGCGTGATGCTCTGCTGCAGGATATCTCCAGCAGCAAAAAGGCAAGCATCTTTTTTGAGTCTCCGCACCACATTAAAGAAACTCTTGCATTGCTTGCAAAAAATTTAGAGGCTGATCGTCAGCTTTTAGTCTGCCGTGAGTTAACCAAAAAATTTGAGCAGCTGGTGCCACTTCAAGCGCAAGACGTTACTCACTGGCTAGAGGCAGCGGAGAGCCTTAAGGGTGAATTTGTCATCGTGGTTGCAGGGCGGTCAGCCAATAGCGATGAGACTCCGGAGCATTCAGCTCTCTTGTTGTGGGCTAATGCACTGAGCCCCTATATGGGGAGCAAAGAAATTGCTGCCGTTCTTTCGCAAACTTTAGGCCTCACAAAAAAAGAAGCCTACCAAGTTGCCTTAGATGCAAAGAGTGAATAA
- the atpD gene encoding F0F1 ATP synthase subunit beta — protein sequence MSNGNIVQCIGPVVDIQFPRDKMPNIYDALTLVDSGEKSFAEKGLTFEVQQQIGDGVVRAIAMGASDGLRRGMEVKSTGGPISVPVGPATLGRIMDVLGRPIDDAGPIATEERRAIHQPAPKFDELSPSVDLLETGIKVIDLVCPFAKGGKVGLFGGAGVGKTVNMMELINNIAKQHSGLSVFAGVGERTREGNDFYHEMKESNVIDKVAMVFGQMNEPPGNRLRVALTGLTMAEAFRDEGRDILFFVDNIYRYTLAGTEVSALLGRMPSAVGYQPTLAEEMGKLQERITSTKTGSVTSIQAVYVPADDLTDPSPATTFLHLDSTVVLSRDIAALGIYPAVDPLDSTSRQLDPQVVGQEHYEVAREVQMTLQRYKELRDIIAILGMDELSPEDKLSVSRARKIQRFLSQPFHVAEVFTGSPGKYVPLKETIRGFKMICSGELDHLPEQAFYMVGSIDEAIEKAKKL from the coding sequence ATGAGTAACGGAAATATCGTGCAATGTATCGGTCCAGTGGTGGACATTCAGTTCCCACGCGACAAAATGCCAAACATTTATGATGCGTTGACATTAGTTGATAGCGGTGAAAAATCATTTGCTGAAAAAGGTTTGACCTTTGAAGTTCAGCAACAAATTGGTGACGGCGTAGTTCGCGCTATTGCCATGGGTGCAAGCGATGGTTTGCGTCGTGGTATGGAGGTTAAATCTACTGGCGGCCCAATTTCTGTGCCTGTTGGCCCAGCTACACTCGGCCGCATTATGGACGTTTTAGGTCGTCCAATTGATGACGCAGGTCCGATTGCCACTGAAGAGCGTCGTGCTATTCACCAGCCAGCACCTAAGTTTGATGAGCTATCACCTTCTGTGGATTTGTTAGAAACCGGTATTAAGGTTATTGACTTAGTTTGCCCGTTTGCTAAAGGCGGTAAGGTTGGCTTGTTCGGTGGTGCGGGTGTTGGTAAGACCGTGAACATGATGGAATTGATTAACAACATCGCTAAGCAACACTCAGGTTTATCAGTGTTTGCGGGTGTTGGTGAGCGTACTCGTGAAGGTAATGACTTCTACCACGAGATGAAAGAATCTAACGTTATCGATAAGGTGGCGATGGTGTTTGGTCAGATGAACGAGCCTCCTGGCAACCGTTTGCGCGTTGCGTTAACTGGTTTGACAATGGCTGAAGCTTTCCGTGACGAAGGCCGTGACATTTTGTTCTTCGTTGACAATATTTATCGTTACACATTGGCCGGTACCGAAGTTTCTGCATTGCTCGGTCGTATGCCTTCCGCCGTGGGTTACCAACCTACATTGGCTGAAGAGATGGGTAAATTGCAAGAGCGTATTACTTCTACCAAGACTGGTTCCGTTACCTCTATCCAGGCCGTTTACGTTCCTGCGGATGACTTGACCGACCCATCACCAGCTACAACCTTCTTGCACCTAGACTCCACAGTTGTGTTGTCACGTGATATCGCTGCATTGGGTATTTACCCAGCGGTTGATCCATTGGATTCAACTAGCCGTCAGCTCGACCCACAAGTGGTTGGTCAAGAGCACTATGAAGTAGCTCGCGAAGTGCAGATGACATTGCAGCGTTATAAAGAGTTGCGCGACATTATTGCAATTTTGGGTATGGACGAGTTGTCACCAGAAGATAAGTTGTCTGTATCACGTGCTCGTAAGATTCAGCGTTTCTTGTCCCAGCCTTTCCACGTTGCTGAAGTGTTTACTGGTTCACCAGGCAAATACGTTCCATTAAAAGAAACCATCCGTGGTTTCAAAATGATCTGCAGCGGCGAATTGGATCACTTGCCTGAGCAAGCGTTCTATATGGTGGGTTCAATTGATGAAGCCATCGAGAAAGCCAAGAAGCTTTAA
- a CDS encoding fatty acid desaturase — MSTHLNTALSEPSLTNPLHPEAPLPHRKIIRSWLIPMAQGETGRAIMLLVIDALLWLGCIAGTIFVESVLLKIVFGLIAGFVTGRIFILGHDACHQSYTPNRELNKVLGRIAFLPSLTPYSLWDVGHNVVHHGQTNLKGFDFVWAPLSKSEYDALPPLRKALERLYRSGWGPVFYYLIEIWWRREYFPNAKNKPGDRPIFLKDNLLVTAFAIVWIGCLIAGAIATGQSIWIGLITGFAVPFLFWNGMIGFVVYVHHTHPKVSWYDKKSEWLRAQPFVSTTVHLTFNWIWGKLMHHIMEHTAHHVDMSVPLYRLPEAQQTLETILPDRIFVQKFSWGWYFDTARKCKLYDFENKAWLDFDGNKTADSVRVVLTPAPAGQNG, encoded by the coding sequence GTGTCTACACATCTAAATACCGCCCTTTCAGAGCCTTCCTTAACTAATCCTTTGCACCCAGAGGCGCCATTACCGCATCGAAAAATCATTCGAAGCTGGCTAATCCCGATGGCACAAGGAGAAACTGGGCGCGCAATTATGCTCCTAGTAATCGATGCCCTCCTATGGCTAGGCTGTATCGCAGGAACAATCTTCGTAGAGAGCGTGTTGCTCAAAATTGTTTTTGGTTTGATTGCCGGTTTTGTAACAGGTCGCATCTTTATATTGGGTCACGATGCTTGCCATCAAAGTTACACACCCAATCGCGAACTGAACAAAGTGTTAGGTCGTATTGCGTTCTTGCCATCTCTCACACCATATAGCTTGTGGGATGTTGGTCATAACGTTGTGCATCACGGCCAAACCAATCTAAAAGGTTTTGACTTTGTATGGGCGCCCCTATCAAAATCAGAATACGACGCGCTTCCCCCATTGCGTAAGGCTCTAGAGCGCCTTTACCGTAGCGGCTGGGGCCCTGTTTTTTATTACCTCATTGAAATCTGGTGGAGACGTGAGTACTTCCCAAATGCAAAAAACAAACCTGGTGATCGTCCTATTTTCTTAAAAGACAATTTGCTTGTTACCGCATTTGCAATCGTTTGGATTGGCTGCTTAATTGCTGGGGCCATTGCTACTGGGCAATCTATTTGGATTGGCTTGATCACTGGCTTCGCAGTGCCATTCTTGTTCTGGAACGGCATGATTGGATTTGTGGTTTACGTGCACCATACCCATCCAAAAGTCTCTTGGTATGACAAGAAATCGGAGTGGTTACGCGCCCAGCCTTTTGTATCCACAACCGTTCACCTGACTTTTAACTGGATTTGGGGCAAATTGATGCACCACATCATGGAGCACACTGCGCACCATGTGGATATGAGCGTACCGCTTTATCGCCTGCCAGAGGCCCAACAGACCCTAGAAACGATCCTTCCAGACCGTATTTTTGTCCAAAAGTTCTCTTGGGGCTGGTATTTCGATACTGCGCGCAAGTGCAAGCTCTATGACTTTGAAAACAAGGCCTGGTTAGATTTTGACGGCAACAAAACGGCCGATTCAGTCCGGGTTGTGCTAACCCCAGCCCCAGCGGGACAAAACGGGTAA
- a CDS encoding BON domain-containing protein has translation MKISLFRRLFLATLIASQLSACAVVAVGGVAAGVTVLADRRTPGVQAVDKGIELEAENALAKRFGDNAHINVTSFNQKVLITGEAKDVDIKGEAGAYVKAMKNARSVFNELVIGPNSSYTSRANDSYLESKIKTQMIFTDKLPSNSMAIVAEGSNVYLMGILTQNEADIAKKVASNINGVKEVFVYFDIISEEEKMRLEAIGKADQTQASSPPKFQ, from the coding sequence ATGAAAATCTCACTCTTTAGAAGACTGTTTCTTGCCACCCTCATTGCCTCACAACTTTCAGCATGCGCGGTAGTTGCTGTTGGTGGGGTAGCGGCCGGGGTAACAGTGCTCGCAGACCGTCGCACGCCAGGCGTGCAAGCTGTTGATAAAGGCATTGAGTTAGAGGCAGAGAATGCGCTAGCAAAACGATTTGGTGATAACGCGCATATTAACGTGACTTCGTTTAATCAAAAAGTATTGATCACTGGCGAAGCGAAGGATGTTGACATTAAGGGTGAGGCAGGTGCTTATGTAAAAGCGATGAAGAATGCCCGTTCTGTCTTTAATGAGCTGGTCATTGGGCCAAACAGTAGCTACACATCACGCGCAAACGATTCTTACCTCGAGTCTAAGATCAAAACCCAAATGATCTTTACTGATAAATTGCCATCAAACTCTATGGCCATTGTGGCTGAAGGTAGCAACGTATATCTCATGGGTATTTTGACGCAAAACGAAGCCGATATTGCAAAGAAAGTTGCGAGCAATATCAATGGCGTTAAAGAAGTTTTTGTTTACTTTGACATTATTTCTGAAGAAGAAAAAATGCGCCTAGAAGCTATAGGCAAAGCAGATCAAACTCAAGCTAGCAGTCCTCCAAAATTTCAATAA
- a CDS encoding c-type cytochrome — MLKKRAIVKIVFLFTVLAYFLPTAQANIQDENAFALAKQNACLGCHAINKKIVGPSFQAVAERYKSDPNAQAFLKNKIAKGGSGSWGVVPMPANSKLSNADLSTLSGWILRGAPYKN; from the coding sequence ATGTTAAAAAAGCGAGCGATTGTAAAAATAGTTTTTTTATTTACAGTGCTCGCTTATTTCTTGCCTACTGCGCAGGCGAATATTCAAGACGAGAATGCATTCGCACTTGCAAAACAAAATGCTTGCTTAGGCTGTCATGCAATCAATAAAAAAATTGTTGGCCCTAGTTTTCAAGCGGTGGCAGAAAGATATAAGAGTGACCCCAATGCCCAAGCATTTTTAAAAAATAAAATTGCTAAAGGAGGGTCTGGTTCATGGGGCGTTGTACCTATGCCGGCCAACTCAAAATTAAGTAATGCAGATTTATCTACATTAAGCGGCTGGATCTTGCGTGGAGCGCCCTACAAAAACTAG
- a CDS encoding MBL fold metallo-hydrolase yields MPIKLGIVPVTPYEQNCSILVCQETGDAAVIDPGGDIEKILEGVKQMGGKVKKILLTHGHLDHCAAAKDLADQLGVPIEGPQEEERFWIDQLPEQTVRFGFGHAKVFEPDRWLNNGDHVQVGNIDLEVFHCPGHTPGHVVFFDKEDRLAIVGDVLFAGSIGRTDFPRGNHADLINAIKTKLWPLGDDVQFVPGHGPMSTFGQERKTNPYVGDGA; encoded by the coding sequence ATGCCAATTAAATTAGGAATTGTTCCTGTTACACCGTATGAGCAAAATTGCTCTATTTTGGTTTGCCAGGAGACTGGCGATGCCGCTGTGATTGATCCTGGCGGGGATATTGAAAAGATTCTTGAGGGCGTTAAGCAGATGGGCGGCAAGGTTAAAAAGATATTGTTGACGCATGGACATTTAGATCACTGCGCTGCCGCCAAAGACTTGGCTGATCAGCTTGGTGTGCCTATTGAGGGGCCACAAGAAGAGGAGCGTTTTTGGATTGATCAGCTGCCAGAACAAACAGTGCGCTTTGGTTTTGGGCATGCCAAAGTTTTCGAGCCTGATCGTTGGTTAAATAATGGTGATCATGTGCAGGTTGGCAATATTGATCTTGAGGTATTTCATTGCCCAGGGCATACGCCTGGCCACGTTGTATTTTTTGACAAAGAAGATCGTCTTGCAATTGTGGGCGATGTTTTATTCGCGGGATCAATTGGCAGAACTGATTTTCCGCGTGGTAATCATGCAGATTTAATTAATGCGATTAAAACCAAATTGTGGCCCTTGGGAGATGATGTACAGTTTGTTCCTGGTCATGGACCAATGTCGACGTTTGGTCAAGAGCGCAAAACGAACCCCTATGTGGGAGATGGCGCGTAG
- a CDS encoding phosphoheptose isomerase → MEKDINERLRQRASQHFLDSIAVKQEAEKLLPESVARGVLAMVDCLRAGGKVMACGNGGSAADAQHFAAELVGRFERERQELAAIALTTDTSILTAIGNDYSYDEIFSKQVRGLGKKGDILLGISTSGNSKNVVKAIEAAKKLGMKVIAFTGNGGGKIAQLLDGDDVHLCAPSTRTARIQETHLVLLHALCDGVDHVLLD, encoded by the coding sequence ATGGAAAAAGATATCAATGAACGTTTGCGTCAGCGTGCCTCCCAGCATTTTCTGGACAGCATTGCGGTAAAGCAAGAGGCCGAAAAACTGCTTCCCGAATCTGTTGCTAGAGGCGTTCTAGCAATGGTGGACTGTTTGCGTGCCGGCGGCAAGGTGATGGCTTGTGGCAATGGCGGTTCTGCAGCTGATGCACAGCACTTTGCAGCAGAGCTCGTTGGTCGATTCGAGAGAGAGCGCCAAGAGTTGGCGGCGATCGCTTTGACGACAGATACTTCAATTCTTACAGCTATTGGAAATGACTATAGTTACGATGAGATTTTTAGTAAACAAGTTCGTGGGCTAGGGAAAAAGGGTGACATTCTGCTGGGGATTTCAACCTCGGGGAATTCAAAGAATGTTGTTAAAGCTATTGAAGCTGCCAAAAAGCTTGGCATGAAAGTTATTGCATTCACTGGTAATGGTGGCGGGAAGATCGCTCAATTATTGGATGGAGATGACGTCCACTTGTGCGCACCCTCAACACGAACCGCACGCATTCAAGAAACACATTTAGTTTTACTTCATGCTTTATGCGATGGCGTAGATCACGTATTACTCGACTAG